The Cyclopterus lumpus isolate fCycLum1 chromosome 3, fCycLum1.pri, whole genome shotgun sequence genome includes the window TTTGAGTTGTTTACAGTAACACTAAATGATCAGGAAATTGTCAAGTTATCAGACGCAGTGTTGACATATCCGGTCTGGGCTTTTCAAATTAAGATACGTTTAAACGTCTTTCATTCACTGGAAATAGTTTTATTGTCAAGGAAAAGATGTCTTTTTGTATTGCTGAATGGTTTATATTACCATAAAAACATAACGTGCTGGCAGTCTAATATTGAGTAAACTTGTTTGATTACAGCTTCTATTCTAGAGCAACACATACTTAATCAGTACACCTTTCAACATTTGGATACAGTAAGATTATACTGCTAATTTGCCTTGTTCCAAATTcatcaaataaatacagatcCTCATTCAGCTTGTATAGGATATACACAGGTGTAGATTCCTAATAATGCAGGTGAAGGGCCATTGTTCCTACTTGTAAGAACATGTAACTTTCAACAGAGCAAAGGAGATACAAAATGAtgaaagatgattttttttttttttttacaaaaatgaaCAAGTCATAGTGCCTAGATAAAGTGTCTTGGATAACACcactttgctcttctttcaggATCGTCTTGAGTCTCAACATTTCATCTCTTACGATCGCATATTAAAAGAAGCCATGTTTCGACGGAGAGTGCCCTTCACACAGATCACCTTAGCCATAGTGCTTGGAGTCGGGAGTGGTGTTTATATTTACAGACCTTATTTTGAACCGGTGCTGAAGACCTCAGATCAACAAAACCAGGATGTgctaaagaaacaaaatgaaacgGACTGAAATGATTCATCGATCCCAGGAAATGCGTGATATTCAGATGCCAGAAGAAAACATCAGAGGCTGCTGGACTATCAGAACTGAACCGTACCAAAGGAAAGGCCAGCATGGATGAGTGCATGGTTGCTTGGGGTTCTTTGTATGATTTctaatgtacaaaataaagtatttaatttgacaCCCTGAATTGTGTTTAAAAAGGACATGTGTCAAAGTTGAATTATACATCTGTTTTCATTTCCAAAGCTTACAAAGGGTAGTCGTTTTAAACCCATTTCATGAGTCCTCTTGCCTACTTTAATGTTgtatacaaaatgtaatgtattaattaaacaGATACATGTCGTTGCATATTGgctttgaaaaaacaaaagaaaagcataatTCAGATCGCACCTAGTCTAATCATCAAACATGACTAAAGGTACTGTGAATTGGCCACTAGAGTCTGAACATAGTTTACGTTTTCTTCTACAACATGAAATGCATTAATTTTTGGAGAAATGTGATGCTGTGCAGTATTTTTTATTACagcataaatatatttcatctgACAAGTGAGAGAAGTATTCACATACTTTATTTAAGTGAAAGTACCATTTCAACAATGCAATACTTGAGCAAATGCAGCCTACTAAGGTAGATATGTAACCAAGTATGTACACTTACTTAATTCAAGTAAGTGCTTAAACAcagtttgaggtacttttagcagtaaaaagtacattgtTTGTCtcaaatgtagtggagtagaagtagcCTAGACAATGTGTTAATACTCACATATTGTCTAGGCTACTTCTACTCCAATACATTTGAGgcaaataatgtactttttactgctacatttatttgacagctttacTTGTTATTTTGCAGATTTAGAGTATTATCACAAAATATTAAGCAACTAATAAATGATGAAGCATTATTATTTAGGCCGCACATTTtgccagctgcaacattaaagtgatgaacacattaatatttataattcagtaatataatatatgattcGGAAATGGGCCATCCTGCTTAatgagtacttgtacttgtatccAAGTAGAAGCAGTAGCCTGAGTACCTCGAGCAGCCTCCATGTCCTCTCGTGTCGTTTCCTCCAGTTGGCTCTGACGTGAGGAGGAGCTGTTTCTCAGCCACCACGGAAACTAAAGGGAGGTGTTCAGCGTTAATACAGCTGGTCGCATGTCCACGAAGAGCCGAGACGCGAAGGAGAAAGTAAAGCCATCGTTTATTcatatcttattattattattattaagtccTTCTGTACACTGTTTAACAGCAGGACACACAGTGCGCAGCTGCAGCGGCCCGAAGCTGGTGAGTAACGTTTAACACTGTTTTCAGGAAATGTCAGTCGAAATCATCCGTCTGTCGCTTCTCTCAGCAGTTAGCTCGCGTTAGTTGTTAAAGCAgaagttttcttttaattttaattatcTGCGTGAGAACCCGACGAACTCGGCTTGTTTAAATTCACCCTCGCAACAAGTTGGGAAACATTTTCTCCACCTGCCTTTTCCTCTTTTCAGAGTCGTTAGCTTCTTCCACACTTGCTCAATAACTGTTAAAGACCATCACCACTGTTTACACAAGTTTATTAAGTTCCTACTAGTATCATTAAGTACacacgtgtgtctgtgtttggatCCATATGTTGGCTGCAATATGTCTGACAGGGGAAGCTGGGAAGTTGGCATCTTATTTAAACGcatcaagtaaaaaaaaaaaaaaaaaagagagagaaaaaaaagggattatttCTTACCTAACAACAGGCCTCCAGTGACCGACACACGAGGACCATCTGAGGGTCTTTTTTACTTCGGTTAATCGATTGGAGTGATTGTTAGAGTGAGTTCAATGAGCcccacgctgctgctgctcacaaCGCCTCATGAGGAAGTTTCATGAAACGGATACCAGCTTTGGCAGCCGAAGTCTTACAGATACTTGGTGCCTGTCTCTAATCATTTGATTTCATTCAGAGTTGTACATCACATGGTGCTACACACTTTCAAGTTTATGGTATGTGCATATCCGGATTTCCCCAAGGAGCTGCCAGGGCCTCGGTGTTGGACAGGGTGGGTCTATCACTTATCCCGGGCCAACTATTAAAGCTGCTGTTAGTTTGCTGGTCTGCATGGGTTGGTAGGACGTGAGAAACAGCTCTGTTAACTCCCATTGAAGGGATTAATTAATGCCAACAGACATTAAGGTAGATTAACGTTCATTTAAACGTGTGCTCATTGGGATTTAAAACATTTCACCAGAgtcaatgtgtctttttatttacatcttttttaaaaaaaagatgtgtgtatatatatatatatatatatatatatatatatatatatatatatatatatatatatatatatatatatatatatatttgaattttAGCTTAAGGCCCCTCTGAAAAGTTACAACATTGGATAACACTACAGCTGTTTATGGCCCCTCTTATTGCAGTTTATGATATTCTTTAATTcactcaaccttttttcagtgatgtaccccctgttgacattttatttcagccaagtaccccctaaccagcACAAAGcatttttgttaaaaaataaaataaaagtgataCACATCGCTGTGCCATCGGTGTCTGAttgaatatagaatatatacaattcagtttatgaacttacaccTATATTTTCTTGAATATTTCTTAAATACCTATTTTCCAAGGATTTTTGGACCCTTTAATtaatgctaattttaaatacttaaaaaaaacaactcacgTAGCCCCATTTGATTCACTGGTTAGCATGTAGCTCACCATATTGATGtcaccgtttccatagtaacagttTTTTGATTTCCTGATCAGTTCATCCTGTGATATCACAGGGACATAACAGATGTCAGATATCAGTCTATATATAGGAGTGACTTTCACTCGTCTAGTTGGACAGGGTGTAGACCTGTCGGAGGCAGAGGCACCAGGCGCCACCAGCATATCTGGTCCCCGCCCACATATTGAGGTGGCTGCTGGACGGCCGTGCTCAAGTCCGCCTGGACACCCGTGTCTCTGCCGCCTACCCCTCTCTCCTGCtgcaaaacatgtattttggTTTAGGTTAGGATTAGATTAGGTTAAAATGTGATACACAGCGTTGTGCCATCAGTGTccgatttaatatagaatacatcaaattcagttttattaaattatacCTATATTTTCTTGAATATTTCTTAAATACCTATTTTCAAAGGATTTTTGGACCCTTTAACCCGCTGGTAATACAGACTTTCACGGCAcatcccttcaggcctccctcaaAGCCACTTCCCCAATACTATCATTACGAAACAACGAACATGCTAGTACTCACAGCAGTCAGTGACAAGCAATGAGTGCCATGCAGTTAGATGGGCAGGCAGACCTGCAGGCAGCCATGCAGGCAGCCATGCAGGCAGCCATGCAGGCAGCCATGCAGGCAGCCATGCAGGCAGACATGCAGGCAGCCATGCAGGCAGccatgcagacagacatgcaggcaGACATGTCCAAACATTACATTTGGGCAGAATGAAATTATTGAGGGAACACTACCAGCCTTTTTAATAAGTCGATCTGGTTTCAAATGTGATCGATCCGTTAATTACAGTTTCTCTTTCAATAACATTGAAAAATCACTTTCTTCCATAGTTACATTAATTCAGTCACTGCAAACCgctaaatgaattaaaaatatcTACTACTGGCTTCAGATAGTCTTCTGTAGCAGCTAGATTGTGTGTAGATATTAGAATGGGTTAGAAAAAGTCACGGTATTTCATAAACGGTTTATAATTTGTAAGTGACTtcaatttaaatagaaaaaacacaaaatacattagtTCAACCAATTGCAATAATTAAAGATGGTATTGACTATACGTTTTAATATTCCAATATATTAGTGCCACTCCTATCAATTAAGAATGATAAACACACCTTCACACCATCCTGCCAGAGATTGGGACAATGTTGTTCGTGAAAAGTGTGTTGTTCATATTGGGTGGTAGTTTGGAGAAGATTTCTTGTGCTCTCACAGCACTCAGTGTTTTCTTGCCAAACACAACGGAAACATACTCTGCCATCAGAGCTCGCTTCCTTTCCACAGTTGTGATAGGACCGGGACGTGTACTTGGAATTTTTAGCACAGCTTTGCATACCAGACACATTATGCATgatcattttgtttattgtcattataaCATTCCCTTGTTTACATTAATGTATACTATTTATTGTTTGTAATTGGAGCTCAATAAGAAGACTTCTGATTTACCTGATAAGTCTGCAAAAATGTGCTGATACAATCTTCATAGTGGCAGTGTGGTTTTGCTTGATTGTGTCACTTATGTGAACTGTTTTCACTGAAACCAAAATCATATACTGACTCCAGTTTTTATGCTGTTTTTTATAATAGTAGTGTCAGTAAAATTTatgacagaaaaacaagacagaacaacaacaaaagttaGTGAGAATGACATTTTTTCACAGCAGATGCTTTGACCTGTTACTAATCATATTAATTATGTCTCCATTAATTGTCCCAGTTGCACTCCTGCTATGacgagtcaaaatgtctgctgtcaaAAAGGTCGAGTGAGAACATGCAATTGACTGTTTCTCAGGTACACCAACTAAAACTGACGCAATCTACGTAACCGGAGCTGTTGATTCATGTTTGTAGTAATTTCCGAGATCAACCGTCATTGAAATCAATGTGGTGGACCTTTTGTGGAAGATAAGAGGACAGTGGTGTGATAAAATGTGAGTTTTAAGCTAATTAGTCATCTTGCTCACACAGACAttcataaatgtgtgaatgttgtgaTCTGAGACACAACATTATACATTTTCGATTTTACACTGTTTACAGCTTCTCAGTGAGTTTCAGTGCAAGTACTTACAATGAACCTGTTGATCACTCATGGTGATACCATATCATACTGGGATTATAATCTTAGCTGTGTGGGTTTGATGGTTGCcttgcaatacaaaaaaagatttgtaaagCAGATTGTATAAGTTTTATAAAGAGCTTTGCAACAGAGTAAACCATATaccaaaaaacaaatcaaacattaTACCTTTTAAGCTACTTGAGTCAAATTGGGCCCATGAGCAGTAATGTGGACGTTGTAGTTCTGGGGCTCGGTGGGCTTTGCTCACTGTTTATGGCTCCATCGGTGCTTCGTGTGGTTGTTTCCATCTCAGCGAATTTGTCACGGAGCTTGATTTTGCACGAGACCATAATCTGCTTATGACTCCAGAAGAAAAGTTCAGTGAGAGTTACACTGAAAGAATTCCAGACTTGTCTGAAGTCTTTTCTACGCACTGGTCATATgatctgatgatgatgatgatgatgatctgcctttttcttttgaatgttTTGACTGGAGTTAATCGACCATGTCAAATGTTTCATTCAGTAAATTTCAGTGTGGTTCTCACTGTGTAAGAAAATACAGTGTGTGCCTCTTCACTTAAGTCTTtaatttaaatcaattaaagaTTTACTCCCAAACAACACCCTTTTAATCTGTGGATCAAAAGTACAGCTACTTGCTTGTCATACTGCTAGTGAGTCTACAGACAGAAACTCGAGTGTTgtctgtgagaaaaaaagaggaatttaAAATGCTTTCTGTTGTGTCAGCAAGATGAAACGGCttttacattacacacattagcCCACAATGCCATCAACTGTACACATCTGAATCTGGAAGTCTTGCATAATATTGTTGCAGTGTAGagatatattacatatttctcACTCCAGTATTGGCTGTAGGTGAAACTACTCACTATATGAGAGTAATGAAGGGGGACCTGAGcctgtttcttttcttacttttaACATGTGTGGGAAAATGTATGTTTGACCGTATGTATGCATATTTAATAGATTGCAAGCTAAACCTACATGCCGTTACTGACTCTTTACTGCACGGCCCTATAGATTGCATATGTCTCTCTACATCAGAAAACTAGCAAAGACAGATAtgttttagcttctttttttaaaggctgtttTCAGTTGAAGCCACTAGTTTATGTAGAGATGATGGCTAGAAGACTACTGTCAGTGTAATTTGCATACTGTTAACTCCACCAGTTGGACTAGTAAAACGACAGACTAAATGCCGAACACAAAGGTGTGGGGCTTGACCTGTGTGGATTACACAGAACCAGATAACCAGACAGAGGGAATCCGTATCTCCATTGTGCATCACCATCAAAGGGGACTTGATTgacatctccctccctctcctgttcTGTTTCATTCCTTCCTGACTGGCAGGAAATAAAGATGATATGCCTCCTCCACACAGGTCGAGACCTCATGCAAATACAGTCCCTAGCATGACGTGTGGGCTACCTGCACGTCCCACTACCACTTGTGTGGTCTACACTCAGCTTCCTTGATCTTCACACTATCAGCCTGACGTTTTCTTCCACTGGTTATTCACTAGATAAGATCCATGTTTTGGGACTCCATTTAGCAGGTTTAAGGAGGAAGGAGGGTACGCACATtctgtgtttggtgtttgttaTCCTGCCTGTGAATCTCTGCTTCAATCGCTGTTTCAAGTCTGTGGTGGGGCATTTAGCCACAACGATGGCCAGAGAACTCGGTCAGTTGATGTCCACCCTCGTCATCACACAACTACAGGTGTGCCTTGCACAGGCGGAAAGGGCATTGGAGCGCAGAAAGCAATGTAACGAGGCTTCTGAAGCCTGGGGTCAGCAGGGTAGGGGCATGGGAGCCCCAGCTCAGTGCTCCAGGAAACTTGGGAGTCTGGGCGCACACTGTTCACAGCACCTTAATTCAGCACCCCATTCCTGGCAACACAGCCGCAGACAGTTGGCGTCAACCCAGAGGTGAACAACCTCCACCTCGCCCACCCCAGTAGGGGCGAGGAGGTGACCAGCTGTTGGGGTATAACTCAATATATGTCTTGGTGCCAAAACAAGACAACTCATTCTGATACAAGACCTAAGGTGATTGAATGtgtattagattagattttactttattcatccccagggggaaattacaataaataaattgtttttagtatttacattttggatttattgctttttcagaatatttgtttgttgactgagtttttctttttgtgtgtctcaGAAATAAGCGCTCACTATGTCTGATGGGGACTATGATTACCTCATCAAATTCCTAGCCCTCGGTGACTCTGGAGTGGGGAAAACAAGCTTCCTCTACCAATACACAGACTCCAAGTTTAACTCCAAGTTCATCACTACAGTTGGAATAGACTTCCGAGAAAAAAGATTGGTAAGTTCAGTCAAGTTTAGATTTCTTTTATTCAATACTTCTGTAAAAGCACACTTGGAGTTTACGCTCTGTACTACTGACATAGCATTTCCTTGTGTGGATGTGTGCTGTAAGCATTTATAGCTTCCTAATTATGGGGCTTAAATGCATTCTCCCACTATTAAGCAACTCTCTTGTAACAAAAGACTACTGATGAATGTTGCAACAGAAATCCGAGTAATGACTAATATGGGTGAACAGCAGGCAGCACCCtccttaaaaataaacacgTCATACCATTGGCAAACAGCAGAACAGTTTTCATGTTTACACAGTATTTTGTCTTTAATGCTTCTGACTTCAAGCTCCAAGAATATAGCGTGTTAACAGTTGTATCAGCTATACTGGAGATTGTCAATCCAGGACAATGTATCATGTGACTAAACATTGACCATCTTTTTATTATAAGTATTTCCATCACTTATGATAAAAAGGATAAAAATACAGCAAGTGAATGCTATATAAGGAAACACTTGGAAAAGTTACACTTACAGATTCGCTTTTATAAATATCAGAACGAGTCGTCATGGTTTAAGCACAATGCGAAATTATAGTGAGTCCTCAAACAATGCAGATCTGTACTTCCTGCCTTTTGGTTGTTAGGATCCATTAAGTGTACAAATTAATTAGTTTTGCTTTTCCTGATCATGAAATTACTTTGAAGTTACATATAATGGGTTGCATACTCCAGTAACACTGTGGCTCCCTGTCCAGTGGTCACAGTCAAACAGCTGAAAGCAACAGCACGCTCCAAGACCTAATGCTATTTGACTTTACACCACTTTTAATCATAAATAGGTTCAATAGCTTCCTGTGCTGACAAAGTATGTACAAAGAAAATATGTGGATAATATTTAAGTGAATAAGATGTTAAAaatatggagggggggggtgataaATCACCAGATTAATGCTGCTAATCTTTTATTATAAACTCAAATTGGTGGGAACTTAATTGTATCAGGAATGAGCCTTCCAGCTATGCTGCAAATAAAGCTCAATGTTTAACAATTTTAGAAACCACTAAAATCCAGGATTAATAAAAGAGATATAATGCAGGATATTGATTGTCGGGTAATGGACTACAAATACATCATCATGTAAATCATAATTTCCAAAGATTATGACTGCATGTGATCACAGCACCCGgatatctcaaacacacatttacattggctggacatttaaagttaatttcAGTTTCCTGAAGTCAAATTGCCTTAAAcccatttttatttagttattttgtgAGATAAAGTACTGTTTTTTGCCACCACACCTTCTGTGAGCTGAACAGTCACCATCAGCACTAGCTAAGTAACCGTATTTAGATAATTAATTTGACTAATAAACAAGACTATCTAGGTGAATGTCGCCAATTATGCGCAGTCAttcctgttttatttgatcTAATAGAGGCAAATGTGCAAATGCATTAAACTGCTCTCTACTTTACAAATTCCCTCTTTCAACCCGTCTGTAGCAACAAGCCATGTTCCCACAACACGACTGGTACAGATTGAGATGAAATGTTTTTAGGCTTTGTTTTATAGCCGTTTGTAATCCATTGAAGTTGGTGCAGGGAACACTAGTGAGTTTgacctcacctgtctctctttcactcaGGTATACCAATCAACAAATCCAGATGGATCTCGAGGTCGAGAACAGAAGATCCACATGCAGCTGTGGGACACTGCAGGGCAGGAGAGGTACATGATGAGCGAGCGATTTCTTGCCTTCCTCATATCGggtgttttcttctgttttcaaaCGTGTCTTATTTcgctaattattatttttctcatgaAGTATTTTTTTGTCTGGTGTCAGGTTTCGGAGTTTGACGACCGCGTTCTTCAGAGATGCAATGGgtttcctccttctgtttgacCTCACAAATGAACAAAGTTTCATCAACGTCAGAAACTGGATGAGTATGTCCTCTGATATCTCTCTAAATGTGAACTTTTAGTCAAACTGATGATCccataaatgttattttatgttaGAGAAATTCAAGTGCACAGGACATTTGACAATATTTAGTTCCATCCGGTGAACGATGACAAAACTCTTTGTTCATATAGAGTTGACACTATGTTGTTGTCAGCCAATGTTATACCACTGCTGCTACTGTGCTCAACtttgttatgttttatgtgAATACAAGACATTAATTATCGCTTGATTTCTTTCTCAAAAGCAAACGTATAACGCTTCAAAATAGGACCAAATGCATAATAACTTGCTGAATGTGTCTTTCAGGTCAGTTACAGATTCACGCATACTGCGAAAGTCCAGACGTCGTTTTATGTGGCAACAAACGTGACCTGACGGATCAGAGAGCAGTCAGTGAAGAAGAAGCCCATGAGCTGGCAGAGACGTACGGGTATGTCACAGTTTTGATCCATCTGTACATGAACCTCTCCCTCAGTTGTTTGTCAAGAAGGCAGTGGCTGCATTGTTTGCCCAAGTCTGTGCAGGAGAATGTCAAACTAAAATGGTCCTCCTTGAAAAGCAAATATTTGTTCACATGTGTAAAATATCCTGCTCTCACCTTTTAGACACGCCTTtactaaaaacacacatattatagTGGAAATGCActatataatacatttgaaatgcctcagagagagagaataaaccCCAGTATTAAATATAACAAGTCAATCCAAGCTGACAGTTCTTGTAGTaattaatgttctttttttattgtattgaacTGTTATGCCTGTATGAGGAAgacatgtaatgaaatgtaGTACAAATTGATTTTGTGAATCCatagaaattaaattaacttttgTTAGCAACTTTGAAATAAATACGTTTCAGAGCAAATACGTCCGAGATCACCTCATTGTATGTTTGATCATTTTAAGTTTTAATAATTAGGCAGTCTATcatattctttctttctatatttttttttaatgtcaacaaatcccagaaaaagaccaaaaccaacaaaactgAGTATTGTCTGTGTCATAGATTGCCATCGTTGCTCCAAAATGTGAAAACATATAAACATTTCAATAATGTAAGTTAATCACACATTGACCATCCCGCTGCTGTAAATACTCACCGGtgctttaaatgtgtattaatccgcagctgaaaatagtcctcaACAAAGACAATATTTACTTCTGTTTgagtaatattttaaaaaaacaacgatGTACAGCTGCTTCAGGAAAGAGTGTGAAACCATATATTTAGTGATGAGTTTTCAGAGATTGACATCTTCAAATGGAattgaatgcatttaaaaacaacacagacagtTGGAGAGTATTGAGAGATGGCCTAAGTTTGTTGGATATAATAACAGAATAACTTCAgccttattcttttttttttctcccctcgaACCCAAACATGTTGTGTCACATTGTAATTGGCAGCATTAGTCTTACGATAACTAATATTTTCTCCAATGCAGAATCCCATACTTTGAGACAAGTGCTTTAAACGGGGAGGAAGTCCACGAGGCTGTGGAGGTCCTGCTGGACCTGATCATG containing:
- the LOC117728679 gene encoding protein PIGBOS1 is translated as MFRRRVPFTQITLAIVLGVGSGVYIYRPYFEPVLKTSDQQNQDVLKKQNETD
- the rab27a gene encoding ras-related protein Rab-27A, with the protein product MSDGDYDYLIKFLALGDSGVGKTSFLYQYTDSKFNSKFITTVGIDFREKRLVYQSTNPDGSRGREQKIHMQLWDTAGQERFRSLTTAFFRDAMGFLLLFDLTNEQSFINVRNWMSQLQIHAYCESPDVVLCGNKRDLTDQRAVSEEEAHELAETYGIPYFETSALNGEEVHEAVEVLLDLIMKRMERCVDKSWIPDGTVRVNGPTYTDVSQGPDNSKCSC